The DNA window CCCTGGTGCATGTCGGCATGGAAGAAGCCGTCGCGCAGGGCATGGCGCAGGAAGGACTGCATCAGCAGGCGGCCAAGGGCCGGCATGTCGTGGCCGTCCGCCTCAATGCCGGAGAGATTCGAGAGCTTGCGGCCCTCGATCCATTCCATGACGAGAACGCTTTTCGCCGAACGGGTCCAGTCCACCCCGGGTACCCGAAAGCCTTCGTCATGGGCGATGTTTTCCGCCATTTCGGAAAGGGCTGCCGCCTCCAGGCGAAAATCCATCTCCAGCGCGACGGAGCGCGCCAGCGTATCGACGACGGCGACGGGCCTCAGCCGCTGCGAGGGGCGGTGGAAGCGCTCCACCAGCCGCGCGACACGATAAAAGCCACTCAAATCGGCGAGGAAGCGGGCCTGGACGTTGGGCCGCAGAACCTTGACGGCCACCGGCTTGCGGGTTCCGTATTCGTCCTCCACTTCGGCCCGGTGCACCTGTGCGATCGAGGCGGCGGCGATCGGCGGGCCGAACTCGGCAAAGAGCGCCTCGACGGGCCTGCCGAGCGCCAGTTCGATTTCGCGCCGCGCGACCGCGTCATCGAAGGCGGGCACGTTGTCCTGAAGGGCGGAGAGTTCGATGGCGAACTGCTTGCCGACGACGTCGGGCCGCGTTGCGAGAAACTGGCCGAGCTTCACATAGGAAGGCCCCAGCCGGTTGAGCGCCGCGGTGATGCGGGCCGAACCGTCCTTCTCGTCGGCCGTCCGGCGCTGGATGAGGCGCGCGAACACGAGCGCGAGCTTGAGGCCCGCCGGCATCGGCTGGGGAAAGGGCATGACGGTGAGCACGCCCTCGCGGGCCAGCACGTAGCCCGCCCGCGCCAGACGCAAGAGGTCGCCGGGTAACGCCATCTGGCTGCTGCTTCCCTCAGATCTTGACGCCGACGTGGATGGCCGCGACGCCGCCCGTCAGGTTGGTGTAGGAAACGCGGGAAAAGCCGGCCTGCCGGATCATCTCGGC is part of the Hartmannibacter diazotrophicus genome and encodes:
- the ubiB gene encoding 2-polyprenylphenol 6-hydroxylase codes for the protein MALPGDLLRLARAGYVLAREGVLTVMPFPQPMPAGLKLALVFARLIQRRTADEKDGSARITAALNRLGPSYVKLGQFLATRPDVVGKQFAIELSALQDNVPAFDDAVARREIELALGRPVEALFAEFGPPIAAASIAQVHRAEVEDEYGTRKPVAVKVLRPNVQARFLADLSGFYRVARLVERFHRPSQRLRPVAVVDTLARSVALEMDFRLEAAALSEMAENIAHDEGFRVPGVDWTRSAKSVLVMEWIEGRKLSNLSGIEADGHDMPALGRLLMQSFLRHALRDGFFHADMHQGNLFVEPDGTLVAVDFGIMGRLGVKERRFLAEILYGFIIRDYTRVAEVHFEAGYVPPHHDVASFAQALRAIGEPLQGHTAADISMARLLNQLFEVTDLFDMATRPELIMLQKTMVVVEGVARTLDPHLDMWKTADPVVRGWIERNLGPVGRIEEAGGHIKALWQLAETLPVLAERATRIAARFDADETAEKAAMHVFTPMTNVALWIGALSLMAIAIGMWAG